In Dendropsophus ebraccatus isolate aDenEbr1 chromosome 14, aDenEbr1.pat, whole genome shotgun sequence, the following proteins share a genomic window:
- the LOC138771870 gene encoding osteoclast stimulatory transmembrane protein-like, producing the protein MRSPCWKNFQKIYVRVQDWFQELSAACSNPVPKDWKQILLLFILCSVFSSIIGTLLYIWLSQSLQYGSSFYFVLALTTAIIICIVLVLIHPVRCILTMIIPTLGTKQGRRLLLSTCFMFVAVEILPNIFRNLKNIFLIIRCISQHSAERILDSTRTFQNMTGELKNMIKKTTDVMAQVQFKTPLEVNFSVNINTNEITNQIANITNSMKKDFETVEIIFKDFTLLSNRVFTGCCILYVLFSSTWYLRNYLTDIRFDNKYITSQLVEMAPKYNIKDLNKGSSLGLIKATGFKMSAKEFSSILFRLLVILVYALFSLLIIYMDHIVFHLAVEIGKWVENLPAMHVTFNMNYHAYPFPRREITGTDTIHLLNISFFTDHCRQPPSPPDPSVITLTIVIYCILFVMVFLETYAQRLCRKISAKFYQLPNKEVKIVHFNAESWILEAAANDWCQQSC; encoded by the exons atgag ATCACCATGCTGGAAGAACTTTCAGAAGATTTACGTAAGAGTACAGGACTGGTTTCAGGAGCTCTCAGCTGCATGTTCTAATCCGGTTCCCAAAGATTGGAAGCAAATCctattactttttattttgtgCTCTGTCTTTTCATCCATCATTGGGACTTTACTTTACATATGGTTATCTCAGTCCTTACAGTATGGGTCATCCTTCTACTTCGTCTTGGCCCTAACTACAGCCATCATTATATGCATTGTCCTTGTTCTTATCCACCCAGTTCGTTGCATCTTGACTATGATCATCCCAACCCTAGGAACCAAGCAAGGTCGCCGGCTGCTGTTGTCCACCTGCTTTATGTTCGTGGCTGTTGAAATCCTCCCGAATATATTTAGAAACCTCAAGAATATTTTCCTCATCATTAGATGCATTTCCCAACACTCTGCAGAAAGGATCTTAGATTCCACCCGCACCTTCCAAAATATGACGGGTGAATTAAAGAACATGATTAAAAAGACCACAGATGTGATGGCACAAGTCCAGTTTAAAACTCCTCTGGAGGTAAATTTTTCAGTGAATATAAATACTAATGAGATTACAAATCAAATAGCCAACATAACCAATAGCATGAAGAAGGACTTTGAGACTGTAGAAATAATTTTTAAAGACTTCACCCTTCTGTCAAATAGGGTTTTCACTGGATGTTGTATCCTGTATGTGCTCTTCAGCTCCACCTGGTACTTAAGAAACTATCTGACGGACATAAGGTTTGACAACAAATATATTACAAGCCAACTGGTGGAGATGGCCCCGAAATATAATATTAAAGATCTGAATAAAGGCTCCTCACTAGGGTTAATCAAAGCAACAGGATTTAAGATGTCAGCAAAAGAGTTCAGCTCCATCTTGTTTCGTCTTCTGGTCATCTTGGTCTATGCTCTATTTTCTTTGCTCATCATATACATGGACCACATTGTCTTCCATCTTGCCGTGGAGATTGGCAAGTGGGTGGAAAATCTGCCAGCTATGCATGTGACGTTTAATATGAATTATCATGCCTAT CCATTTCCTCGTAGAGAAATCACCGGAACTGATACAATACACCTGCTGAATATCAGCTTCTTCACTGACCATTGTAGACAACCCCCAAGTCCTCCAGATCCTTCAGTCATTACATTAACTATTGTCATCTACTGTATCTTGTTTGTTATGGTGTTTTTGGAAACGTACGCTCAACGCCTGTGCCGCAAGATCTCCGCCAAGTTCTATCAG TTACCTAATAAAGAGGTCAAGATTGTTCACTTCAATGCTGAGTCTTGGATATTGGAAGCTGCTGCTAATGACTGGTGCCAGCAATcctgctga